In Leptospira levettii, the DNA window TGAATATAACCTGAGTCGACAAAAGGAAGACTTAAATTTATTTGGTGTGCAATTCGATAAGTTTTACAGTGAAAGAAGTTTGCACGAATCGGGTGAGGTGGAAAAGGTTCCAACCCTTTTGAAAAAGGAAGACGTATCCACCATCGATGGAAAACTCCATTTTTTATCTACACATTACGGTGATGATAAAGATCGCGTGATACGGAGGGAAGATGGAAGACCTACTTATCTTATGGCAGACATTGCATATCATTTTGATAAATACAAAAGAGGATTTACTAAACTCATTGATATTTGGGGGCCAGATCATTATGGTTACATTGCTCGTTTAAAAGGGGCAGTGGAATCTTTTGGAAAAACAAAAGAGAGTTTTATGGTTCTCATTGCGCAACAAGTGAATCTCATCGAAAACAAAGAAAAAGTGAAGATGAGTAAACGATTGGGTATATTCCAAACAATGCGAGATTTATTGGCCTATCTAGGAAAAAATGGAAAAGATGTGGGTCGTTATTTTTTCCTTATGAGAAGTTCTGATGCTCCTCTTGATTTTGATTTGGATTTAGCGAAGGATGAATCAGATAAAAATCCTGTCTTTTATATCCAATATGCACATGCCAGAGTCTGTTCCATCTTCCGTGAGTTACAAATGAATATATCGGAATGGAAATTTCCTTCTGAATTAAAAGATGAACAATTCCAACAAGAGGAACGGATTAGGCTTCTTTTTTGGGTTTCCCGTTTTCAGGAAGAAGTTTACGATACTGCAACTCATCTGGAACCACATCGCCTAACAAACTACCTACAATCACTGAGTAAAGCTTTTACTAAATTTTATTCCCATAAAGATAACCGTATCAAAGAGAAAGTAGGAGAGGAAAGGGAACAATTATTACTTCTGATTTATGTTACGAAATTGGCGATTGCTTCAGGTTTAGAACTTCTTGGTATCTCTTCACCTGAAAAAATGTCAAAAGAAGTCGAAGGATGATGTCACCATTTATTGTGATCCTTTCCACTGGATCGGAATTAACAGCAGGACGAAGTCTTGATACCAATTCTGGATGGATTGCGAATCAACTGTTTGAACTCGGGTGGAAGGTTAAAAAATTCATTACTTTGCCTGATGATCCAAATTTGATTCTATCTGAGTTACAATCCCTACAAACTTTTGCAAAGGAAAAACCAGTGCTTGTCATTATGACGGGTGGCCTTGGTCCCACAGAAGATGATTATACTTTGGAAACTGTTTTAAAATTAACAGGGAAAACATCCTATTCAGTTGAAAAAGCAAAACTTCGACTCACTAAAATTTATGAATCAAGGGGAAAAGAATATAAAGATATCCTTCCCAATGTGTTTCGCCAAACATTTGTTCCTGAAGGATGTAAGACTTTAGACAATTCTGTAGGCATTGCAGTAGGATTTGTGGAAGTGATTGGAGAAAATTCCTATTTGGTATGTATGCCAGGTGTTCCTTCCGAGATGACTGAAATGTTTAAACGTAGGTTAGTTCCTGAACTAAAAAAACTTTATCCTCGGGAAAACTTACTCCAAAAAACAAAATGGTTGTGGAACATAGGTGAATCATTATTCCAAAATGATTTTATCGAACCAAATAGAGATGAATTCTTCAAGGAAGCGGAATGGGGTGTTACGGCAAACCGTGGTTATATCAAATGTATTTTCCAATCAACAAATCAAAATTTGCTAGATCAGGTCATCAATCGATTGGAAACACAATATCCAAATATCATCTCTGATGATGTGTTTAGTTTTGTACACGAGCGATTGTTAGGTGAAAATTTGACAATCTCTGTAGTGGAAAGTTGTACTGGTGGATTACTGGGTAAAAAATTAACAGAACAACCTGGTTCCAGTGCTTACTTTATGGGTGGTTTTTTAACATATTCGAATGAAATGAAGTCCCAATTACTTGGGATTCCCAGTGAAACAATAAACTCATTTGGTGCAGTCAGTGAAGAAGTGGCAAAAGCGATGGTGGATGGTCTTTGCCTAAAAACAGGGACAGATTTTGGAATATCCATCACGGGAATCGCAGGGCCAGACGGTGGTAGTGAAGGTAAACCAGTCGGTACGGTTTGTATCGGGATCAAAGAACCGAATGGAGAAACCACTGTGTTTCGGTATGTATTTCCTGGTAATCGGGAAGCAATACGTGAAAATGCAAGTAACACTGCAATATTTTTGATTTACCAATCATTAAAAAAAAGGGTCATATAAATTATGCTTCAAAACATATTCTATTCCATCGGATTTTTTCTTTTGTTTTATTTTAGTTGGGATGTGGATTTGAAATTTGTTCCGAGTATTCGTGAGACTTGGATATGGAATTTGGAAGGAAAATTTGGCACCAATCCTCCGAAGTTTGGCGAGGATCCAATCAAAACAATCAATGGTTATAAATACAACAAACAGTTTTATTCCTTTAAAACGAGTTCCCGCCCCGAGATTGATCCAAAATATTTAATCGATTTTCCTCTTTTAGGGAATGGGTATCTGTTATATGAAAAAATTGGAGATGAAGTTAATTTTTTCTCAGATAGTAGTGAGTTGTTTTGGAAAAAACCTATTAATTCATACCCACGTAGTGGTTATTTTGCTTCTCCTGTTTTGTATTTATCAGGAGATAACAACACGGTGTTTTTACTTGATGAAAGTGGAAACAGAATCGGAAAACAGGAGTTAAATGGTAGGTTTCTGACTGATTACCAATTTGATACTAAAAACAAAGGTTGTGTTGTATTGTTTTCTGGTGGGGAAATTTACAGGTTAGATGAAAAAGCTAATTTAAAATATGGATTTGATTTATCGAAAGAGAAAGAAAATTCTTTTTTTAAGTCTTTGTCAATTTCTCCTGATGGTAAGTTTGTATCTGTACATTTTTCAGTAAATGACAAAGATTGGATCCTTAACTTAGATGAAAAAGGTGAAGTCGTAGAAGAATTTCCGTTGGTAAAGTTTTACCCACATCAATTGTATTTAGCTACAAGTAACGAAGGGAATCTTTTTTTGCAAACTCCAGATTCATTGCAGTATTATGAAGATGGGAAATTGGTTTGGGAAAAAAACAAAACAAAACAAGTGGGTGTTTACCAATCAATTTTTGCCAATGATCATTTTGTTGTGGCAGCTGTGGATTCAGAACTTCAGTTTTATACTCCAAAAGGGAATTTGATTCGCAAAAAAAGAATTTCACCCTCTGAATTTCCCATTCGATTTTTCCCAGGAAAAACAGATTCTGTTTTTTATATGGAAACGAAAACTGACTTAGTGCAGTTTCAATTGTTATAAATTTATTTACACTTCGTAAATTGATAAAGATTTAAAACCAGTTCTTCCTTCTCGGTTGATCATGGCAATGGTTTCTGTGCAAACACCTGGTTTGATATTAAAGATCAGTTGGTCTGAAATTTCCCTACAGATATAAAGGCCTCTTCCATGGCTGTCTTCTAAACCTTTTGGAAATCCAGTTGTTTCATCTATGCTGATATGACGATCCAAACGGTGTAAAATTTCTTCTTTACGCAGGGATCCGAATTGGTCGCGAACTACGATAAAAATTGTACTATCAGTAGAACCATAACCGATTAAAAAATAATCATCTGGCATCAGTTGGATATTATCGAGTGGAACAACCATGTCATGGCTAGGTATTTCAAATTGGTATTTGTATTCCCCTTCGTTTGTACGAGGAGCACGGATCATTGCATTGGAAGTTAATTCTTCTAACACCTGTTGGATGGCTTTGGGAGCACCCAATTGGATTAAATTTTTCGAGATTTTGCCACAAAGGATGGACCTGTCTTGGTCTGATTTAATTTGTTTATAAACAATTCCATTGTTAGGAGCTTCTTCAAATTCACTATTAATGTTTTGGTCTAATACTTGGAAATCTTTTGCAAAATACTTTTCAATTCCAAAGATATCATTTGATAATAATTTTTCTACCATCACTTCAATTAGATGGATATCTAAAAAACTATACTTGGGTATAATGTTCCAAATTTGAAGGTCTTTCGCATATTTTATGTATTCATTGATATTGTATGCAGTCATCAATGCATATTGAACAGTTGGGAATTCTTTTTGGATGAGTTTTACAAGGTCTATACCTGATTTACCAGGTAATCGAATATCAGTTATGGTTAAGTCAATTTTTTCGTTTGATAAATACCAAACTGCTTCTTCAAAATGTTCTGCACCAAAGACATTAAATTTTGCACTTAATAAATCCATGATGGCTTCACGAATTGAATGGATATCTTCAACGATAAGAATGGATTGTTTCATGAATTTGGCTCCGTGATGTCATTAGTGAGCGGAAAAGAGATCGTAAATCTTGTTTTTTGTTCCACTGATTTAACAGAGATATTTCCATCATGTTCTTTGACGATGGAATGGCAGATCGAAAGTCCAAGCCCAGTTCCAGTTCCTGATTTATTACTTGTAAAAAATGGATCGAATATCTTTTGGATGATCGCATCAGGAATTCCTCCTGCATTATCTTCCACGATGATGTGGAGCCAATTTTTGGTTTTGCGAATTTCAATTGCGATTTCACCTGGTCTGTAATCAAACGCTTGTAAGGAATTACGAAATAAATTCATAAATAACCTTTCCATCTTCCCTGGGTGGAAAGGGAATTGGTATTCGTGGTCACATGTGATACGCCAGTTGATGTTTTTACTTAGGTGGGGATAAAGCCGAATCACAGTATCTTTTGCACGGTTAATGGTTTCAACGATGTCACCTAAAGTGACCTTTACTTTGTCTGTTTTTGCAAATGAGATGATATCAGAAACAATGATGGCAGCACGAGAGATATCGTTCCTAATCATATCCAATCTTTTTTCAATTTGTTCTGGTGGTTGGTTTTGCCAATTTGCCTTTAAATTTTGTAAAGTAAGGCTAATTCCAGTTAAAGGGTTATTTAATTCGTGAGCAATTCCTGATATTAAAATTCCTAAGGATGCAAGGTTACGCATTCGGAATGATTCTTCTTCTTTGTCTCTTTGTTTGGTAACATCCGATATTTTTTCCACCATCCAAAACAAATCTTCTTGTTTAGGGTAGGGGTAAAATTCTAAAAGAAGTGTTTGTTTTTTGTCCTCAGAACGGAAAAAAATTTCTCTTGTGATGGGAGCGGACGATGTTTGATTTTTGTCCTTTGATTTTACATTAATTTTAGGGCAATATGGACAAACATCTGTTCGTTGGTATAAAACTTCGTAACATTTTTTGTCTAAGAGTTCGTCGTATTTATTGTTTTTTGCAAACAAAATGGTCGCAAGATTGGCTCTTTGGATATTGAAGTCAGAATCGATTAAAACCAGCGGGTCTTGTACAACATCATAAATGGCTTCCAATTCTCGGGCTTTTTCGGCAACTTTTTCGATGTTTTCCATCGATTGAGAATCACCATTGTTTCTGTTTTCTGACAAATTAATATCCCAGTGATTGGTTCAATTGTTTGAACATTTTTTTTTGGTTTTGGTTTCCGTTTGTTTTTTGAAGTGCACTAATCGAAATTAGTTGGCTATGGAAATCTAATAAAAATTTGATATAAAATTCTTTTTTGAAATTATTCCTTTCCTGTTTGATGGAATCATTTCTGAGGGAGGAAAGAGGGAAACTATCAGATCCATCAAGACCTGAAAATTGGATGACCATATCATTCACCGATTCATCTAAAGGAGTAGAATCAGTGATTTTTGTTCTGGTTTTTTGTTCGATTTCCGTGTCTTCAGAGGTGATTTGGATTTCTACTTTGGAGAGTACAGAACCATTAAATTCAAGTAAGATTGATTTTTCTTCTGAATGTTTGATTCGATTTTTGTTCTGAGGGTCCGGATCAACTTTAAACTTACGGATTCGTATGCCTGTTCGGTTGGGATAAGATCCAATGAATTGGATGGTGGTATTGGCAGGTAAAGACGAAAGTTGTTCGTAGGACAGAAGTTCCCTGGCCTTTGCGATGTCTCGGTAGAGGCTAAGGATTTCCTTGTCTAATCGATTTTCTTTTTCGGCAATGTCGACCTCAGAGAAGAGATCGACACTCAGTAAAAAAAGACTAAGGAGTGCTAGGTGCCGGTACTTCGGGAGTTGTTCCATCAGTTTCTACCGGAGTTTCCAAACTTGGTTCCACATCTGGTACCAATACTTCATCTTTCTTTGCAAAAACAAAGGAAAGAGCAAGAGATAATACAATAAACAAAATCGCTGCTACTCTTGTTGTTTTTGTCATTACGTCAGCTGTTGAAGCTCCAAACACGGATTGGCTCGCGGTAGATCCGCCAAGCATTCCCGCACTTCCACCTTTTCCTGTTTGGATCATCACAAGAAGGATGAGGAAAAGTGAAAGTAGAACAAATAGAGTGAGAATGGTTCCTGCAAAAAATCCCATATAATTTCCTTATTTTAAAAGTCCTAAAAATGATTCTAGTTTTTGACTGGCTCCACCCACAAGGCCACCGTCAATGTTTGGTTTGGCGAGAAGTTCTTTGATGTTGTCTGGTTTTACAGATCCACCATAAAGAATTTGGATGTTTTCTGCCACTTGGTCTGCTCCTACAAAGAGTCTGCCAATTTCTTTTCGAATGAAGGCATGTGCTTCCTCTGCTTCCACAGGAGTTGCTACTTTTCCAGTTCCAATCGCCCAAACAGGTTCATAAGCGATCACAAGATTGGCGAAGAGATCACTCGTAATGTCTTTTAGACCTTTTTTGATTTGGTCTTCTAACACAGAGAAAGTTTGTCCTTTTTCTCTTTCGGCCCAAGTTTCACCCACACAATAAACAACGCGAAGTCCCGCTTTTAAAAAGTAGGTTATCTTTGCATTGTCAAACTCGGAAGTTTCTCCAAGGAATTGTCTCCTTTCGGAATGGCCCACAAGGACAGTTTTGATCCCGAGTTCTGCGAGTTGTACGGGAGATATTTCCCCTGTCATGGCAGTGAGAGCTGATTGGTACGCATTTTGTGCACCAACGATGAGTTTAGAGCCACTTGCGATAGAAGAAACCGATTCCAGATGAAGAGCACTTGGGAACACCATCACTTCATACGAAGAAACATTACTTGTTTCTACCAGTCCTCTTGCGATTGTTTTCGCTTCCGCAAGAGTGAGGTTCATCTTCCAGTTTCCGGCTATGATCTTCTTTCTCATCTTATTTGTCTTCCTTTGGGAGTAAACATTGAACACCTGGGAGTGTGCGTCCTTCCAAAAATTCTAGGGAAGCACCACCACCAGTGGAGATGTGAGTGATTTTATCAGCCACACCAGCTTTATTCACAGCGGCGATGGAATCTCCTCCACCCACAACGGTTTTGGCTTTGGATTTACTGATGGCTTTTGCAATTTCAATCGTTCCTTTAGAGAACTTATCCATTTCAAACACACCCATCGGTCCGTTCCATAAGATGGTCTTTGCTTCTTTGATGGCTTTTACATAATTGTCGATGGTTTTTGCCCCGATGTCCATTCCCATCCATCCGTCCAAAATTCCCATTTTGTCAACAGACTTGGTTTTTGCATTCGGATCAAAATTGTCAGCAATGATATGGTCAACTGGGATTTGGAGGTCAACCCCTTGTACACCAGCACGGTCAATGAGTTGGAAGGCTTGGGATTCAAATTCAGGTTCCACAAGGGATTTGCCCACAGGAACTGCTCTGGATTTGAGAAAGGTATAAGCCATACCACCCCCGATGAGAAGGTGGTCCACTTTTTCGAGAAGGTTCTTTAAAATCGCAAATTTGGAACTGACTTTTGAACCACCTACGATCGCCACAAACGGACGTTCTGGTCTTGCGAGAAGCCCACTGAGCACTTCAATTTCTTTCCGCATGAGGAGTCCCGCAAAGGCAGGGAGGAGGTGAGCCACACCTTCTGTCGAAGCGTGGGCTCTATGTGCCGTTCCAAACGCATCGTTGACATAGACATCAGCGAGTTTTGCCAGTTCCTTACAGAAACCGACATCGTTTGCCTCTTCTTCCTTATGGAAACGAAGGTTTTCTAAAAGTAAAATTTCTCCTTCTCCCAGTTCATTTGATAACTTCACAACAGGGGCACCAATGACCGCTTCCGAGAAACTGACTTTGGTTTTGACAAGTGTGGAAAGAACATCAAACACAGGTTTCATGGAATATTTTGGTTCCGGTCCACCTTTGGGTCGGCCTAAATGGCTTCCCAAAATGATCTTTGCTCCTTTGGAAATGAGTAATTCCAAAGTCGGAAGGGTTTTTTCAATCCGAGTTTTGTCAGTGGCGATTCCGTTTTCCACAGGGACATTGAAGTCCACACGAACAAAGACTCGTTTTCCTTTTAGATTTTGTTCTTCGAGAAGAGGTAATTTCATCTTAGCCTTTTTTTGCCATGTAACGTACGAGATCGAGAACTCGGTTGGAGTATCCCATTTCGTTGTCATACCAAGACACGAGTTTGAAAAAAGTAGGGCTTAGTTCAATACAAGCATCTGCATCAAAGATAGAGGAACGAATGTCACCAAGGAAGTCATTTGATACCACCATATCTTCTGTGTATCCAAGGATTCCTTTCATGGAACCTTCACTTGCTTCCTTCATTTTCTTTTTGATTTCGGCAAGGCTTGTTGGTTTTTCCGTGCGAACGGTTAAGTCCACAACCGATACGTCTGGAGTGGGAACTCGAAAACTCATACCAGTGAGTTTTCCGTTTACTTCAGGGATACAAAGTCCTACTGCTTTTGCAGCACCTGTGGAAGCAGGGATGATGTTTTGAGCAGCACCACGACCACCACGGAAGTCTTTTTTAGAAGGTCCGTCTACTGTTGGTTGGGTTGCTGTCATCGCGTGGATGGTAGTCATTAAACCTTCCACGATTCCAAAATTGTCAAGAACCACTTTTGTGATCGGAGCAAGGCAGTTTGTTGTACAGGATGCGTTGGATACAACATTGTCTTTTCCTGCATCGTATTTCTCATGGTTTACACCCATCACAAAGGTAGGGATGTCTTTGTCTTTTGCAGGAGCAGAGATCACTACTTTTTTCGCACCAGCTTTGATGTGTTTTTCAGCGCCCACTCGGTCTGTGAAAAGACCTGTTGATTCGATGACAAAGTCCACTCCAAGTTCTTTCCATGGGAGTTTTTCTGGGTCTCTTTCGGAGAAAGTTTTTACTTTTTTGCCATCGATGATGATTTCGTTGTCTGTGTGAGAAACTTCCCCATTGAAACGACCATGAGTTGAGTCGTACTTAAAAAGATAAGAAAGGTTGTCTGGGGTGACTAGGTCGTTGATTGCGACAAATTCTAAATTGGGGTCTTTGATTCCGGAACGAAGCACAAGTCGTCCGATGCGACCAAAACCATTAATTGCGATTTTTACCATTGAGTTTCTCCTAAAAGGCTCGTATCTAGAGATAAAACGATTTTTTAATTACAGAATTTCGAGTTCGGGGTCTATGTCACTCATTTTAAAAGGCATAGGAGCAAACAGAAGCCTAGAAATTGATATTTTTAACGGGAGGTTCCACCATCCTCGTTGTACGATTTTTGCTATTTTCGATGTCTAAAAACGGCATGGATCGGATTCAAAAAGAGCTAAATCGGGCCAGATTCCAACAAAACATATTGGCACAAGTCTCCTCTCATCCGAGTGCCCGGTCAGGCGACATCCAAACTTTAGCCAAGTTCATCACCAAATCAGTGGCGGAAGGACTTGGAATTGAACGAGTGGGTGTCTGGCTTTTTAATGATTCCAAAAATGAACTTTTGAATGTGGATACATACTTCCAAAGTAAAGCCCTTCATAGTTCAGGAGCCATTTTGAAGGAAGTTGAATTCCGAGAGGAATTCCAATACCTAGTGAAGGAAAAGTATGTGGATGCTAACGATCCTTATACGGATCCACGTACGAAAGGATTCATTGAAACCTATTTAAAACCAAATGGCATCACGGCAATGTTAGATGGTGTAATCAGAATGGGGGAAGAACTGATTGGAACTTTATGTTTTGAACATGTTGGTAAAAAACATAAGTGGCAAGATGATGAAATTATTTTTTGTAGCCAATTAGGTGATCAAATCGCTCTCACAATCAGTAACCAAAGGAAAAACCAAATTTATGAGGAATTGATTGCAAGAGAAAATGAATTAAGAGAGTTAAATGAAAGTTTAGAACAACTGGTTGAAGAACGTACAAAAAAACTAAGAAATTCTAACGAAGAACTAGAGTCAACTATCTCCACATTAAAAAAAGCTCAAAACCAACTCATCCTTTCTGAAAAAATGGCAAGCCTTGGGCAACTCGTAGCAGGCATAGCACATGAAATCAATAACCCCATTGCAGCCATACAAGCATCAGCTGAAAATCTAAAAGAATCTTTATTTGAATCCGAATATTCCTTATTCCAAAAAGAGTTAAAAGAACTCTTGCCAGATCATAAGAGTCAAAATTTATTTCAGGAAGTAATCCAAGTTTTAAAATCTAGAATTGAAATCATATCTGGTAGAGAACGGATGAGCCGAAGGAAACGAATTGAATCTTGGCTACACCAAAGAGGGCTTCCCGATTCTTTTTCATTCCATTTGATAGATGTTGGGTTTGATTTGGATGTTTTGGAGTCGTATCAGGAATTATTTTTAAAAGACAAGGTAGAGAAGATACTCACCTTACTTGTGGAAGAAATCACTGTTTACCAATCACTTCACATTATGTTATTAGCTGTTGAACGTGCCAGTAAAATGACGTTTGCTTTGAAAAACTTTGTTCGATTTGAAATATCCAAAAATCCAATCAAGGTTAATGTGAAAGAGAATATCGAAACTGTTCTCACTTTGTATCAAAATCAATTCAAGAAAAATGTGATTCTAATAAAGGAATATGAAGACATTCCTTTCATAGAAGGGTATCCAGAAGAACTTTTACACTTATGGACCAATCTCATTTACAATTCTTTACAAGCGATGTCCTTTTCTGGTACACTCAAGATACAAACCAAAAATCTAGAGGATAAGGTTTCAATCTGTGTACAAGATTCGGGACCAGGTATACCTGAATCCATCCAGACCCGTATTTTTGAACCATTCTTTACAACAAAAGCACTCGGTGAAGGAAGTGGGCTTGGTTTAGATATTTGTCGCAAGATTGTAGAACGCCATCAAGGTTCGATTCGATTCCAGTCAATTCCAGGTAATACTGAATTTACGATCGAACTTCCGCTCCAAATTCCAAAATAAATCCAGTGAAAATTACCACATAACAGCAATGATTTGGGATTCTTGGATGGTGCCGAGGGTTCTCGAATCCACTCCCAATTCGCGGTTGTCAGCGAGTAAAAAGAAATGTTTTTCAGGAACTGTCACTGGGTTCATATCATCATGTTCTGTTTTCCCGGCCGGGATGAGAGCGATCGATTGTGTACTTGGTTCGGGAAACATTGTGGGATCTAAGATGGTTCCATTCCGAAAGACCATGCGTTTTTGGATGGAAATGGAGTCTCCCGGTTTGCCAATGATCCTTGCAATGAATGTAGAATTTGGGTCAAGTGGGGAAGTGGCAATGACCACATCTCCAATTCCCAGTTGGCTTTTGCGATAAAAACGATTGAAGTAAGCGGTGTCCCCTTTTTTTAAACTTGGTTCCATATAAGAATTGGGTATGGCCACAGGAAGCAGGACCTTATACTTCACAAACATAGCAGAGACCAGGCCGATTCCCATCGGAAGTAATATCACAATGAGTTTTGTTTTGAGTGGGACTTTATTTTTTGATTTAGACATGGAAATAATTGATCTCTTTACGTAAACTTTCTGTTAGTTGGTTCATGTTTTGTGAATGTGATTTTGTGCCGTCACTGGAAATGGCTGTGGTTTGCGCATGGTTATTGATCTCGGCAATGGATCGAGAAATTTCCATCATCGCTGTTTTTTGTTCTTCAGTGGCTTCTCGGATCATTTCAGAAAGTTCTCGGATTTGAGAGACACCTTCATTTACCTCTTCGTTGGTCTCAATTTGTTTTTGGACAACCATGCGGATTTCTTTTGTCATTTGGTTGATCGAATTCACACCTGTAATGGTTTCACTTAAGATCGAAATTGATTGGTCAATTTTTTCTTGGCCTTGGTAAATTTCGACTTCATTCTGTTTGATGAGTTCTTCGATTTCTTCTATGGATTTTGCTGTTTTGTCAGCAAGTTTTGAAATCTCATCCGCAACAACGGCAAACCCGCGCCCACTGGCACCAGCCCTTGCCGCTTCAATGGCTGCATTCAGAGCCAGTAAATTGATTTGTTCGGAAATGGTATGGATGATCTCCACTACATTTGTCATCTCAGAAGATGACTGGTAAATTTTATCCATGGAAAGTTTCATCTCACCTAGAGAGGATTCCCCTTTTTTGGCATCCTTTGTGATTTCTTCTACACGGACATCGGCAACCTGGAATTTTTTATCAATTTCGGAAACAACTTGGTTCAGTTCTGTCATTTTTTTCATGAGAGAAACTAAGGTAAAGGATTGGGTTTCTGTACGTTGTGCCACACTTTCAATCCCAGCAGTGATTTCTTCAATCGAGGCAGAGATTTCTTCACTACTTGCCGCTTGGTTTTGGGCTGCATCGGAAAGGGTTAACATGGATTCGTAAATATCGGAACTAGTGTTTGTTAGTTCATTGGAAACCGATTGTGTTTGGTTGACGATTTGGCGGAGTTTGGATTGGAATTCATACATGGCATTGGCCATACTTCCAATTTCATCTCGGCTCGGGTCATAAAAATCGGATTTTAGATTTCCTTTTACCATTTCGCTTATGCGTACTTTGATACGTTCTAATGGTTTTAATTTGGATTCAATCACAAGTACTGTCACAACACCAATGATGAATACAATCAAAATAGAA includes these proteins:
- the lepB gene encoding signal peptidase I, producing the protein MSKSKNKVPLKTKLIVILLPMGIGLVSAMFVKYKVLLPVAIPNSYMEPSLKKGDTAYFNRFYRKSQLGIGDVVIATSPLDPNSTFIARIIGKPGDSISIQKRMVFRNGTILDPTMFPEPSTQSIALIPAGKTEHDDMNPVTVPEKHFFLLADNRELGVDSRTLGTIQESQIIAVMW
- a CDS encoding GAF domain-containing sensor histidine kinase, whose protein sequence is MDRIQKELNRARFQQNILAQVSSHPSARSGDIQTLAKFITKSVAEGLGIERVGVWLFNDSKNELLNVDTYFQSKALHSSGAILKEVEFREEFQYLVKEKYVDANDPYTDPRTKGFIETYLKPNGITAMLDGVIRMGEELIGTLCFEHVGKKHKWQDDEIIFCSQLGDQIALTISNQRKNQIYEELIARENELRELNESLEQLVEERTKKLRNSNEELESTISTLKKAQNQLILSEKMASLGQLVAGIAHEINNPIAAIQASAENLKESLFESEYSLFQKELKELLPDHKSQNLFQEVIQVLKSRIEIISGRERMSRRKRIESWLHQRGLPDSFSFHLIDVGFDLDVLESYQELFLKDKVEKILTLLVEEITVYQSLHIMLLAVERASKMTFALKNFVRFEISKNPIKVNVKENIETVLTLYQNQFKKNVILIKEYEDIPFIEGYPEELLHLWTNLIYNSLQAMSFSGTLKIQTKNLEDKVSICVQDSGPGIPESIQTRIFEPFFTTKALGEGSGLGLDICRKIVERHQGSIRFQSIPGNTEFTIELPLQIPK
- the gap gene encoding type I glyceraldehyde-3-phosphate dehydrogenase, translating into MVKIAINGFGRIGRLVLRSGIKDPNLEFVAINDLVTPDNLSYLFKYDSTHGRFNGEVSHTDNEIIIDGKKVKTFSERDPEKLPWKELGVDFVIESTGLFTDRVGAEKHIKAGAKKVVISAPAKDKDIPTFVMGVNHEKYDAGKDNVVSNASCTTNCLAPITKVVLDNFGIVEGLMTTIHAMTATQPTVDGPSKKDFRGGRGAAQNIIPASTGAAKAVGLCIPEVNGKLTGMSFRVPTPDVSVVDLTVRTEKPTSLAEIKKKMKEASEGSMKGILGYTEDMVVSNDFLGDIRSSIFDADACIELSPTFFKLVSWYDNEMGYSNRVLDLVRYMAKKG